Below is a window of Plasmodium brasilianum strain Bolivian I chromosome 14, whole genome shotgun sequence DNA.
CTCAGGAGGACTTATCATCAGGAGCGAGTAAAAATTGggtggaaaaaaataaagaaatgaaaGCACCAGACGCACGGGGAAAGGCAGAGAAgggagaaataaaaaaaaaaaaaaaaaaaaaaaaaaaaaaaaaaatgaacgtGCAGATGAACCACAAAACGATTGGCAACATGCTTGTCAATGTGAACATGTTAGTAATTCCCAAATAAACAACACTGCAGGGGAAAATAACAACAATGGGAAATTCGAAATGcctgatttaaaaaatgaaggcctagatgaaaaggaaaaaaataatttaatatacgaatttattcaaaaaaataagaatatattaacaattaaACAAAGGCATATAGTGATGGCAATTAAAATTGTGCCGAGGAGTGTTTCCAAAAGGcaaatgaaatattacaaaGAAATAAGCAAAAAGTTTAAATGAAGGGAGAGAGGGAATACGATTGCCAAACTTGGAAAAGTGATTTCCTCTGTTTGCGGATCTGTGCATCTGTGCATCGTATGAGTTAACTTAAGCGCACGAACGCGCCTGCAAATGAGTAAAGGGATACACGAATAAAGGAGCAGTTGAACAGAGACACAAACACATGTGTGTATTAGTACCGCACGAAAGGAATAACGAAAAATACATTTGAGAtgactatttttttatgtaattagaTATTTGTTTGTTTCTTCATCATAACATAGAAAGgtggtaatttttttttcttttttttttttttttttgttattatgaCCCTCGTacgtgttatatatattcgtctgtacatatatatactcccacaaatatgaatgtatgtgcatatgtatatgatctacatatatatgtatatttatttatatgtacaattatacatatgtacacgtgTTTAGATAGATGAACAGGTTtgcatatatacttttaatattttggaAAACCCTAACtccttttttatgtatgtctgaaaaaaaagtatgtaCCCGTGCTAgtgaatgtatatgtataggtgccttttttttagctaatgaaaaaaataattttcctgAATTTAATTACGTGGCTATCCTTccatatgtgtacatatacatatgtgcgtAATCACCACCTTTCAATTTGACCCCCTTCAAATGTTGTTGActtatttgttatttgtCTTTTTAGTGAAGCAACTAttttattaccattattacAACTACTATATTGTCATTattgtcattattattattattattattattattattattattattattattattattattattattattattattattattattattattatattattattattattattattatattattattattattattattattatattattattattattattattattattattattattattattattattattattattattatattattatttattattattattattattattattattattatttatttatttatttatttatttatttattttattattttattttttttttttcccacaTCTTACCTTTTCTTAAATTCCCCCTTTCATAAAAACCCAATTATGCATCATTCGAATAAAttgtgaaattttttttgaaattttaaatatccCAGTACTAACAATCATTGACATTCAGTTTTGTCATTatgatacatataataattctgGTTAATAGAACTTACAAAATATGTTGGTTCGAACCAAGTACGAAAAtggcttcttttttttttttttttttatgcataatACGATGGTAAAAAGGAACTCTTCAAATTACTTAGGAAACGGATACTACATATTTAAAACTGAAAagctattttttcttcctctttttcCTATACCTGTTATACAATGCCCTCACgtaatagatatatatatatatatatatatatgcacacatacgcgtacacacatacatatacatttatatatatatatatgtgttattaCATATgtcaacaaaaaaaaagggatatttttctttttcaaaacGAAAGCTATTTAAAACGACCTTTGACTTATCTATTTTgctaaataataaaagaactTTTAACTtctttctacattttttcccctttcaaaatatattttttcataaaaaaaaaaaaaaaaaaggaacaataattctttaatatgctattttttaaattaaacaaaaataaaaaattaattacatgcatgtacacatattaatatgcatatatatatatatatatatatatatatatatatatatatgtatatgtacaaatatgtatggtaaaatgtttattctttttttgctttttcgttattcgaaaaaaattacatacatatgcatataataaaaataaaagtttaatTATTCTCtgcatattataatttaaagaactctatatctataaataatgaagCATTCATTTctaattgtttttaaaaattttatctgTTTACTGAAATACGAGTCAAATGGGAGTAAAATGTATGTGTacgtacgtacgtatgtgatattcatgtatatatatatatatatatatatgtatgtatgaatatattatgtatatattgtgCATTATGTACGTGTAAACAtgtattaatacattttaaaaataaactcTTTCATTTCTTGCGTTTATCACACTTTTCATTCTCCTCAAAAACATTGCCTTCTTCACTCGTAAAAGCTATATGtgcattaaattatatacatatatatctacatatatatactgtagtagtatacttaattttttttttttttttttattttaatttttattgtaattgAATACTgtgatatttaaaaaaatatgcataacacatatatatattatatactcttttattattcttctaatatattttagcgCATTGGATTTCTTAAAATGCTACACACACATAGGTGCAAAAAGACATTAAATGTATGagcataaaaagaaaaaaaaatttatgtatatatattaaagaatgtttattaaaaaaagtataccatatatatacacatacataagtaTGTACCGTTATGCATAAATTCTTTCTGctgtattaaaattttgtatctGTAGAAAgtgtacataaattattatatttcttatatttgtgtaaattaaaattgttcATGTTGTGTATTGTTTGTTCTATTTTtgcgtaatatatatattttttttcttttttttgtaataaattaaaattcgTGCATAATTTTAAGTGTGTATCTTCATGTGATAGGAAAGTAATCGTAAAACATGCATTTTGAATTTTACATTTCATACTTCGAACTGCgtattatgttttatgtattttgATGCTTTATTACTCAGTcgtatattttaaagaagataaaaaaagtcGTAAACTCTATAGTGACTTGTGCTTCTGCGGcgagtatatatacatatatatatatatatatatatatatacatatatgtatacatgtacaggtatatatatgtacgcattatatatataaaattttctagTACGGTTTCGCTTCTTCAAGTTTTCTTCGTACGTTACTGGTGCGCACAACAAAGCAGCTTGTTTCAAATTACCACAAATggatgcacatatatacacgtgtACTCAAAAAAGCGTTACGCTTCTCCCCTTCCaagcataatatatatacacacacatatgtctacatatatatatatatatacatgtatatattcctGCTGAACTGCCAACCGTTTGCTTTTTTAGAACAGAATTATTCATCCTCTGAACCCACCTCTGCCACCTCTAAATACACCTCTGAATCCACCTCTTCCTCTATAACCACCATCTCTTCCACCTCTATATCCCCCTCTGCCACCCATGGGCATACCTCCTGATCTAAAACCTCCTCTACCAAAAGCACCACCGTATCCTCTGACTCCTCTAAAACCACTTCTACCATCATACATCCTATCACCAAATGGTCTGTACCCACCTCTTCTCATAAAACCACCCCCTCCTCCTCTACCTCCTCTAAAACCTCGAAAGAATCTTGGTCTAAATCCTCTACCCCTAAATGGTCTACTATTTACTATCTCTTCTGTTGTCATTTCTTTTACATATTTCTCATCTAAAGGTGGTTGATACCCAGCATCTTTTACATCTAATTGTTCTcttgataataatatatcaataaaagATACTGTTTTTTCCTGAACAACATGTTCATTGTTATCTTGTCCACTTACATACTGATCTGTTATTACGGTACTTCCACATCTGGTAATTTGATGTAAACCTTTAAaccttctttttattatttctgcTAAGGTAACTGCTTTTCCTATTGCATTACCTGtagcttttatttttaaactctttttatcttcttctcctaatatttttgcaccataatttacataatttgtCATCCTACCCGTTGATGTAATTCTCATCTCATCTTCGTCTATTGGTTCTCTATCTTTCTTCATTTTGCTCTAACGTACACTTAAACTGTTcctttatattaatttttctaaaattattttattttcaaattatcttttcttttctttttttttaattatttttttctaaaattattatatttaaaatttttttttttttttaatttatttat
It encodes the following:
- a CDS encoding DNA/RNA-binding protein Alba 1, whose protein sequence is MKKDREPIDEDEMRITSTGRMTNYVNYGAKILGEEDKKSLKIKATGNAIGKAVTLAEIIKRRFKGLHQITRCGSTVITDQYVSGQDNNEHVVQEKTVSFIDILLSREQLDVKDAGYQPPLDEKYVKEMTTEEIVNSRPFRGRGFRPRFFRGFRGGRGGGGGFMRRGGYRPFGDRMYDGRSGFRGVRGYGGAFGRGGFRSGGMPMGGRGGYRGGRDGGYRGRGGFRGVFRGGRGGFRG